One part of the Chloroflexota bacterium genome encodes these proteins:
- the dnaJ gene encoding molecular chaperone DnaJ, whose amino-acid sequence MNEKRDYYDVLGVPRNASSEEIKRAYRKLAMQYHPDRNREDDATTRFKEINEAYEVLHDGEKRQVYDRYGHAGVRGSGGPQDFSGFTGFSDIFEEFFGFGRTNASNRRAPRRGADLRYALALNFEEAIFGCDKEIEVTHSDACPVCQGSGAEPGTSPKRCPQCNGTGEVRRMQQTILGSLVNVSTCDRCNGEGEIVATPCHECRGYKRVQREHKLTVQIPAGVDDGTQIRLAGQGEPGVYGGPAGNLYVQLKVKEHRFFRRQDNDILLDVRINIAQAALGDEITVPTLDGDVTLKIPAGTQTGRTFSLADKGVPFLRRQGRGDELVTVRIMTPESLTEEQRKLFKQLSKTLGKEVIEQPGKGIFDKVKDAFGM is encoded by the coding sequence ATGAACGAGAAACGCGACTACTACGATGTGCTCGGGGTGCCGCGCAACGCCAGCAGTGAGGAGATCAAGCGCGCCTACCGCAAGCTGGCGATGCAGTATCACCCCGACCGCAACCGCGAAGACGACGCCACGACCAGGTTCAAGGAAATCAACGAGGCGTACGAGGTCCTGCATGACGGCGAGAAGCGGCAGGTCTATGACCGCTACGGCCACGCCGGCGTGCGCGGGAGCGGCGGCCCGCAGGACTTCTCGGGCTTCACCGGCTTCAGTGACATCTTCGAGGAGTTCTTCGGCTTCGGGCGCACAAATGCGTCCAACCGCCGCGCGCCGCGCCGCGGCGCCGATCTGCGCTACGCGCTGGCACTGAACTTCGAGGAAGCGATCTTCGGCTGCGACAAGGAGATCGAAGTCACGCACTCGGACGCCTGTCCGGTCTGCCAGGGCAGCGGCGCCGAGCCGGGCACCTCGCCCAAACGGTGTCCGCAGTGCAACGGCACCGGCGAAGTGCGCCGTATGCAGCAGACGATCCTCGGCTCGCTCGTCAACGTCAGCACCTGCGACCGCTGCAACGGCGAAGGCGAGATCGTCGCGACGCCGTGCCACGAATGCCGCGGCTACAAGCGCGTGCAGCGCGAACACAAGCTGACCGTGCAGATCCCGGCCGGTGTGGACGACGGCACGCAGATCCGGCTGGCGGGACAGGGCGAGCCGGGCGTGTACGGCGGCCCGGCCGGCAACCTGTACGTACAGTTGAAGGTCAAGGAGCACAGGTTCTTCCGGCGGCAGGATAATGACATTCTGCTCGACGTGCGTATCAACATCGCGCAAGCCGCGCTCGGCGACGAGATCACCGTGCCGACGCTCGACGGCGACGTGACGCTCAAGATCCCGGCCGGCACGCAGACCGGCCGCACCTTCTCGCTGGCCGACAAGGGCGTGCCGTTCCTGCGGCGCCAGGGGCGCGGCGACGAACTAGTGACCGTGCGCATCATGACGCCGGAGAGCCTGACCGAGGAGCAGCGCAAGCTGTTCAAGCAGTTGTCCAAGACGCTCGGCAAGGAAGTGATCGAGCAGCCGGGCAAGGGCATTTTCGACAAGGTGAAGGACGCGTTCGGCATGTAA
- a CDS encoding 50S ribosomal protein L11 methyltransferase, producing MDLLEISVRTDGEAAEAISELFNRLGQGGAVIEEAPSQASRAVLVRTYLHDDEHLADKRREIEEGLWHLSLLYPFPPAEFRILQEDDWANAWKAFHPVQHVGGRIVLKPTWREHTPQPGELIIELDPGMAFGTGQHPSTRLCLLAIERYLRPGMRMIDVGTGSGILTILAARLGAAEMFACDIDGLSVKVARENCALNGVSAHLRLETGSLGDLDFGPEPWDMLLMNILAPVIIELLPLARPRLRDGGLIVLAGLIEPQVDGVKEQMDAVGITEIDRMQDGDWVMLVGRTGGGEQ from the coding sequence TTGGATCTACTTGAGATTTCCGTCCGCACGGACGGCGAAGCCGCCGAGGCGATCAGCGAGTTGTTCAACCGGCTGGGGCAGGGCGGCGCGGTGATCGAGGAAGCGCCGTCGCAGGCCTCGCGCGCGGTGCTCGTGCGCACCTACCTGCATGATGACGAGCACCTGGCGGACAAGCGCCGCGAGATCGAGGAGGGGCTCTGGCACCTCTCGCTGCTCTACCCGTTTCCGCCGGCTGAGTTTCGCATCCTGCAGGAAGACGACTGGGCGAACGCGTGGAAGGCGTTCCATCCGGTCCAGCATGTCGGCGGGCGGATCGTGCTGAAGCCGACCTGGCGCGAGCACACGCCGCAGCCCGGCGAGTTGATCATCGAACTCGACCCCGGCATGGCGTTCGGCACCGGCCAGCACCCCTCGACGCGCCTCTGCCTGCTCGCCATCGAGCGATACCTGCGCCCGGGCATGCGCATGATCGACGTCGGCACCGGATCGGGCATTCTGACGATCCTGGCGGCGCGGCTGGGCGCGGCCGAGATGTTCGCGTGCGACATTGACGGCCTGTCGGTCAAGGTCGCCCGCGAGAACTGCGCGCTGAACGGCGTGAGTGCGCATCTGCGCCTGGAAACCGGCTCGCTCGGCGATCTCGACTTCGGGCCTGAACCGTGGGACATGCTCCTGATGAACATTCTCGCGCCGGTCATCATCGAGTTGCTGCCGCTGGCGCGCCCGCGCCTGCGCGATGGCGGTCTGATCGTTCTTGCCGGGCTGATCGAACCGCAGGTGGACGGCGTCAAAGAGCAGATGGACGCAGTCGGCATCACGGAGATTGACCGCATGCAGGACGGCGACTGGGTGATGCTGGTCGGCCGGACGGGCGGCGGTGAACAGTGA
- a CDS encoding 16S rRNA (uracil(1498)-N(3))-methyltransferase, with protein sequence MTLHRFFVPEETLVGDTVALPADSAHQIAQVLRLRPGERIILLGGGGLEHEAQLEAVARAAVIARIVATRPAVGEPALRLTLCPALLKADKFEGVIQKCTELGVAAFQPVISARCVSEAASAQKLARWRHIAQEAAEQSGRGCVPPVEPPRPLPDALKQAGGLMLMAHEVERVTSLHAALAGQSLAEGVCLFIGPEGGFDEREVALAREAGALPVSLGLRILRAETASVAAVAAIMHERGEMG encoded by the coding sequence GTGACACTGCATCGTTTCTTTGTGCCGGAGGAGACGCTGGTCGGCGATACGGTTGCGCTGCCGGCAGATTCCGCGCACCAGATCGCGCAGGTGCTGCGCCTGCGGCCCGGCGAACGCATCATTCTGCTGGGCGGCGGCGGGTTGGAGCACGAGGCGCAACTGGAAGCCGTCGCGCGCGCGGCGGTGATCGCCCGCATCGTCGCGACGCGCCCGGCGGTGGGCGAGCCGGCCCTGCGGCTGACGCTCTGCCCCGCGCTGTTGAAAGCCGACAAGTTCGAGGGGGTTATACAGAAGTGCACCGAGTTGGGCGTCGCGGCGTTTCAGCCGGTGATCAGCGCGCGCTGTGTCAGCGAGGCGGCGAGCGCGCAGAAGCTGGCGCGCTGGCGGCATATCGCGCAGGAAGCGGCCGAGCAGAGTGGGCGCGGCTGCGTGCCGCCGGTCGAACCGCCGCGGCCCTTGCCGGATGCGCTGAAGCAAGCGGGCGGCCTCATGTTGATGGCGCACGAAGTGGAGCGCGTGACAAGCCTGCATGCCGCGTTGGCCGGCCAGTCGCTGGCCGAAGGCGTGTGCCTCTTTATCGGTCCCGAGGGCGGCTTCGACGAGCGCGAGGTGGCGCTGGCGCGCGAGGCAGGCGCGTTGCCGGTCTCGCTGGGGCTGCGCATCCTGCGCGCGGAAACGGCCAGCGTGGCGGCGGTGGCCGCCATTATGCACGAGCGCGGCGAGATGGGGTAG